The proteins below come from a single Candidatus Bathyarchaeota archaeon genomic window:
- a CDS encoding molybdopterin-dependent oxidoreductase — protein MDKNMKIIFTAITLIVIVVAAGAVIFYLPGNSGVPAANPALPQGSPPQVELKITGDVAAEKTLGMAELTGMPLISVTATIKDETATYLGVTVTQLLNETGALWDAGKINVIAADGFKRSINTYQAFNSTQYEGNEFILAVAKDGQWMDTSEGPLKLIVPGLESNYNVKSVAEINLQPWILTVNGSVAHSMVLTGTNITNYEVKTVTAAFVPGGEAQRTSDWTGVSVQSLLDAAGVSLGASKITVTAIDGYSREFSLSQVQSTGMMVGTQENGVYLSPDGGAPFRLFVPTEEFKWGQNWVRWVAEITVS, from the coding sequence TTGGATAAAAACATGAAAATCATCTTTACCGCGATAACTTTGATTGTGATTGTTGTAGCCGCCGGCGCAGTCATCTTTTATTTACCCGGCAACAGCGGTGTCCCCGCAGCTAACCCCGCTCTTCCCCAAGGCAGTCCCCCGCAGGTAGAGCTAAAAATCACAGGCGACGTCGCCGCCGAAAAGACCTTGGGCATGGCGGAGTTGACTGGGATGCCGCTGATAAGCGTCACCGCCACCATAAAAGATGAAACAGCCACCTACCTGGGCGTGACCGTAACGCAGCTTCTCAACGAGACCGGTGCCTTGTGGGATGCGGGCAAAATAAACGTCATCGCAGCCGACGGCTTCAAGCGCAGCATAAACACGTATCAGGCCTTCAACAGCACCCAATATGAAGGCAACGAATTCATCTTGGCCGTAGCTAAAGATGGGCAATGGATGGATACATCCGAGGGACCCCTCAAACTCATCGTCCCCGGCTTAGAATCCAACTACAACGTCAAAAGCGTCGCGGAAATCAACCTGCAGCCCTGGATCCTCACCGTCAACGGCTCAGTAGCCCACTCCATGGTGCTCACCGGCACCAACATCACCAACTACGAGGTTAAAACCGTCACGGCAGCCTTTGTCCCCGGCGGAGAAGCCCAGCGGACCTCAGATTGGACAGGCGTCAGTGTGCAGAGCCTGCTGGATGCAGCCGGCGTTTCTTTGGGTGCAAGCAAAATCACTGTAACCGCCATCGACGGCTACAGCAGAGAATTCAGCCTATCTCAGGTGCAGAGCACCGGCATGATGGTCGGCACCCAAGAAAACGGCGTGTACCTCTCACCCGACGGCGGCGCACCCTTCCGCCTGTTCGTGCCCACCGAGGAGTTTAAGTGGGGACAGAACTGGGTCCGATGGGTCGCGGAGATAACGGTTTCGTAG
- a CDS encoding molybdopterin-dependent oxidoreductase encodes MQKSTKIVLIVFLVLVVAAVPLYIYTRPDAGVESSSLQIKGDVADPQTLSLLELEAYPEVTLQVTLTSSSRTQDNGNFSYTGVRLVDLLSEAQINGNATSIFIQAQDGYGTTLTMQEAQSQNTIIAYQKDGSALTQLKDGGEGPLRLIIGDDQYAQRWVRGVAAIEVS; translated from the coding sequence ATGCAGAAGAGCACAAAAATTGTCCTCATCGTTTTTTTGGTTTTAGTCGTTGCAGCCGTGCCCCTCTACATCTACACGCGCCCCGACGCAGGCGTAGAGTCGAGTTCGCTGCAAATCAAAGGGGACGTAGCCGACCCGCAGACGCTCAGCCTCCTGGAGCTTGAGGCTTACCCAGAGGTGACGTTGCAGGTCACACTGACTTCTAGCAGCAGAACCCAAGACAACGGCAACTTCAGCTACACAGGCGTGCGGCTGGTGGATTTGCTCAGTGAAGCACAGATAAACGGCAACGCCACCTCAATCTTCATCCAAGCCCAAGACGGCTACGGCACCACCCTAACCATGCAGGAAGCCCAGAGCCAAAACACCATAATCGCCTACCAGAAAGACGGCTCAGCCCTCACCCAACTCAAAGACGGCGGCGAAGGCCCCCTGCGACTCATAATCGGCGACGACCAGTATGCACAGCGGTGGGTACGCGGCGTAGCAGCCATAGAAGTCAGCTAA